The region gtTGGTATTGCACTTATATGcatatctttcatttttaaGGAGGGTGATATTTTGAATGGGATAGCATGGGATGATGAGCAGAAGCGTATATTTGGTAAGTTCTAAATCtcctaattattaaattaccgATTTggaattttcataatataataacataatgTTACTTACCTAAAagcaaatatttttagttattacaaatattttacttttcaataaaaatgtaattttattaacttgACTTATACtagatttacaaatttttatctttgaaaaaaaagtgaaaattgcTTGAGTTTTATTTGTAACAAgagttcaaaatttttgttatatgcttaaaatattaataatcttGTAAGttaatttactaattaattttttttttatattatcaatttgGGTctaccttttaaaaaaattatgaatatggATTAAGTCGTGTTTGGTGTGTACAACTTCATTTTGAAGTTTATATTGAAGTCGTCAATGCTAAATACGACTTCAgtgtttttaatattgaaatctCCAATAGCATTAACAACTTCAAAATAAAGTCTTGCACATAAAACACGACTTAATccatatatgtattttttttaaaagcgaATCAAGattggtaatataaaaaaagaaattaatctcTTTAGGTAAATTAACCAATCTTATACTTTACAGaactttatattaatataactttaaggttaaaatacatttttgatcccaatttttatcaagttttgtcaaatcagtcctaattttgtttgtgttcaaatatatcataattttcgtcaattttgttcaattagatctttttttactaataccatttaaatcattattaatgGTTCTGAATAGTGACTATCATatgttattttgtaattttattattattttttttttttttaattcacgtGTTAATTTAATAATGTATTGCGTGTCagaatcaatattttatattcaatttgatttttatattcgaaatttttgtttaattttgtcctaatttttgttaatatatgtttttgttcttgCAGTGACCGGAAAATTGTGGCCAAAGCTGTACGAGATAAAGGTTAGTCCTATAAAGACACCAATTGATGAAGGAACCATTGAGCAACTTTGTTTGCCTGACCCTTATATTCCACCACAAGGACctcaaaatcaataacaaaatatgTGCTTAAGTCAAATCACTTGGTTCAGGAccttttttaatcttaatattgGGTTTAGAATAATGTAAGAACCAAGATATTTTGACATTCAATAAATTTGTAcgtttatcttttatttattattgattaaatacGTTTTATCGTTatgaatttattcttaaaaattttgttttgtccTAAATTAAATATACACTTAGTACTATAACACGTGTAGGGTGTGTATCATGTAACAACAGATTTTCCGgaattataatatcattttcgTTTTCTTTATATGACTTTcctaaaatatattagtttagGAACGACAatcgttaaaataatttgtaagaaaaaaatgtatttgatattttattatttttccttttgtaaatacaaaagtttatttcttaataattattttaatttctcacCATTCTTATAGCTTCATCTATATGATGATTAAAGTTATAAGCAAAGTTTAAGATCTCATAATTATATCTTAAGTAACTTAGTACTTACACCGTATAATACTCTGTTTTGTTGTACATCGTACAtggaataatattaataattaagtttgTAGGTTTAAGTTTATTCTTTACTTGAAAAAATTAGTTTACATCATTTAAgtgaaattgaataattttaagagtttaacttaatctataataaaataataattttaatatgtaaaagaTGATTTAattgcgaaaaaaaaaaaatacaacaataaatgaaagataaaagttttaactttacaaattaatcaGTAGGAGGAATAATTATTAGAAACCTTATGAAGGATAAATTACTAATAAAGATTTGAGGTGTGCCAATTAGCTAAATGAAACAAATTGGGCCAAGCccaattatattaacttttcgGCAACCTAgataaacaacaacaacaaaatcaattaGCCTTGACTattattaattgatttaataaattaaatggaATGGATAACATGTTTGAATAATCTTGTTTAGAAAAAcatgaatagaaaaagaaaaataattggatttttttaaaaggaaagaaaaacaaattaaatgaaatagaGATATGTATATAACTTATTGGAATTGAAGTGTTTAAATCTCATATAAGGATAAAAAGGAGAAATTTAAGTATTAAGACTCATAAAGTTATGAATTAAAGATGATAGGAATCTTTTATATAGATTTAATTCATGTCTCATTTTTCGATATTTCctcattaaaaaaatgagtaaacaattatttttcatgtacTATCTTAATTACCTTTGTTCTAACCTCTAAAtgaacttttaaatattatgaacTTAAATGTTATACCGACAAATAGTTTTTTCTACATACTAatagataattttaattgattgcgaatataattttcttacatTATATCATCATTAAACTctaaacataaaattcaaaatcacatagaaacaaaatcttaattaaaCTGAATTGGGTGAGTTTAATACATTAAagtgaaaatgaaattttttttgaaaaaaattaaaatgttaatgtgtttattaaaactgtttttctttatttaaacaaaCATGCTTATTAAAgtcttttattactttaaacaaaaccatttttacaatattacaCACCATTTAGATccctttttgttttatttaaaatactttatttataataaacaagcaacttaaaaataaatcacagAAAACTAACAGACATCATAAACGTTAGCAGAAAACTATATTCAAATATCCTCGTGGCTGGTTTGTTATAGTACCAGaaacatttgataaaaaataaaattttcaaaacctATAACGAAGCTTCAATTTCCAACATTCTAAATTGTTCCACATCAAACACAATAATCTTTCTCTTCGAAGCCATCATCACAGAAATGAAGGTCTCATTATCAACACCATTCTCTAGCATACCATTATGGGCTTTGCTTGTGGTAGTTTCAGTATCAGCATTCATTGTTGTGACGTGCATCATCTTGTGCTTTTGCTTCATGTATTATCCTCGTAAAAAACCATACAAACCTTTTTCTTTACCTAAATCAATAGCTTGCAAGCACCACAGTGGTGATTTTAGCTCATCCTCTCTTGACAAGAGGTTGCTATCAGCATCAGGGAATGTCTCAGAACACAGTATGAACTTTGAAAAGTTGTCATCAGGTTATTACAATCACGATTTGTTGATACGTGGTCAAAATTCAAATGATTGGTATTTGGAAGGTTTGGGATCAAAAGGTAAGTTATGTTCCACGTTCAATGATAAGAGTAAGGGGTGGAACTTTAGCCTTAAGGAGATAGAGGATGCTACTAATGGATTTGCTAAAGATAATGAAGTTGGAAGTGGAGATAATGGGATTGTTTATCTTGGCTTGTTACCAAGTAATAGACAAGTTGCAGTGAAGAGACTAGTATGTAACAGGTATATTCTTGTTTAAATTCCTATTTAGTACAATTTTTCCGTGTTTACGGAGTAATATATGATGCACGGATACAACACATATATGATAATATGATATGCTGATAGATTAGGTACTTATTGAAAAGTATGAGTGAAATATCGGAGACGGATAAACGTCGAATATGGATACATGGTCCAAATTGAGGTATTGCTAGTAAGCATAGATGCTATTTCAATGAGCTATGTGGTTGTCAAATAGGATTTCTTAGTAACAACttacaataaatttttaacatgaTGCTTAAATCTTGTTTGTAACCTGCTTTCCTGAATGCATTCACTATTGCTTTGCTAAATTTATGGAATTTAGTGAAGACAGAAATGGGTTTTATAAGCTTAATCTAATTAGAACCATCAAGAAAAACTTCTGCATATTTCTTGAAAAAAGTATGAAGTAACTTCCTTCTATATTTTGTTCTGCATATTTTGTTCGAGTTTGTTGTTTGCTCACACCACTTGATCAAATAGAATGAATAAtcacactctaatgatgaaaaatatgtCTCCATTGAGTTTGATGCAAACATGTGAATTATGACTTGAACCTTTTACCTGATTCATAGTCACCAATCAGATGAACTTTTTGCATCCCAAATGGAAGCAATTGGACTAGCAAAGCACACTAACCTAGTCAAATTATTTGGATATTGTGCAGAGGGTGCTTACAGGTATATACTACTCAATTTCTAAAGCTAAAAGGTTTAATATATCAAGTTCTATCCATCCTTCtgaatatttaaatgttttttcctCTGTCAGGATGACAGTATCTGAATATGTAGAACATGAAAGTCTGCATCATTGACTTCATGAATTTCCTGCACAAATCAGCCCTCTAACATGGGATATAAGAAAGAACATAATCCATGGTGTGTCAAAAGGGTGAGATTAGATGTCTTTGTATTCATTACAActttatctataaaaaaaaattgttattttagtaTCTAAAGGCAAATTATTTATGCAGACTGGCATACCTTCATGATGAAGTTAAACCAAAGATTCTCCATGGCAGCATAAAAGCTAGCAATATTTTGCTGGACCACAAATGGAATCCAAAAATATCTGATTTTGGCCTTGTTGAGGTTCTCAGTTCCAAAAGGAGTCACATTATACTGGAAGTGGAAGCATTGGGGTCAGTTGTCCTCCcttacaaaattatcaaattaattaactttattaagaagtggacttttaagtctaactcaatcttacaaaatcgacttgtaaggtgagatttacATCTACTTTAATGCCCTAAACTGGTCTTATTACTAGTCAATGTAAGACTTCTAACAAACTTCGTTAAATATTTCATACAATACACATGGAAAGCCATTTCTTATCATACAATACTTTATGATGTTAATTTCTCTGTTTTGTCTGTATAATTTTCTTACATTACATGGTTATTAAAAACTACTAAATTTACCATTGGTGACAACATTGAATGATCATATAGAGAGAATTCTTATTTAGTTCAACTAACAATAAACTTTCAAAttcgtttttatttttactagcTCTAGTTGTGAAGATTCAGATTGTCATTCAAGTAGTAACTTAACTGAGGGTAATGACATTTATGATTTTGGATTACTTATTATGGAGATTGTATCAGGAAAAATCCCTTCATACCACAGTCAAACACAGGTACAACTACCCATATTGGATTCATCAGTTGCTGGTTTTCATTTCTGCTAACTTTTCTTTCAGATAATGAATCTAACATGACTTCAAATTGCAGACTCATATAGTGGACTGGTTCAAATCAATGATTTCCAATGGGAAGATTGAGAATGCAACAGATCCAAAATTGCTTAAAATGCTTTCTTCCAAGGCACTTAAACAGGTTGCTTTGGTTGCTCTTAGATGTGTAGATCCTGAAATGAATCCTAGACTCAAGATGAGAGATGTTGTTTGCATGCTTGAAACCAACATTCTTCTCTTTGAGGTAATAACCATTATCTGTTCTTTTTTAGTTCCTACTTTCATTCATTTTAGTCCTTAAATCTAACAAAGTTATGCCTAAAACATTTGTAATTAGAGACTGAAATCATTTCATTTGATCAATTGAAAGGATTAAAAATCAGTAAAACTTTTCTAGAGACTAAATATGTTCTGTAACCAAAACCATATTTAACTTAGACCTGATTTTTAGTTCCCTCTTCCTCATTTATTGAAGGAACGACAAATTTCCATGAAGACTTTAGAACGCATTCACTCTCCAGAGAATCAGAAAAAATAGATGATACCAAGATGTAACAGCAGCAATTACCATCAGAAAATGGCAACAAAACAACAGTACTGTTCCTATGTAATTTAGTATTCTTCTTATCACAACATGGATTTTTCAGTTTGTATGAGCCAATACACTTGAATTTTCCACTATATTGATATCAGGATATTCCAAACCTAAAAATATCATTTGGGTAATAAGGAAAACATACCACTTATTCTATAAGATCGATTTGATTTCATTTCTCAAAAACTCCCATATGAATGACTATATCATTCTCTTAAAAGAATGAGAAACTTTTGAAGGAACAAGTCTTCAGCTGAACACTTTCGATGGGAACTTTGTCATCTGGATAAGGACACtcaactttttctttcttctctggcAGCAATTCACAAGGCTTAGGATACACATTGCTTGTGACACCCTCAACATCAGTGCAATTCCATTGCAATTTCTTGTCACCACTATGGATAGTGACATTAGAAATGCAGATTCCTGTGAAAGGATCATTAGCAATTCCGTCAAGTCTTGCAGAATATGTTACATTATCTGCAAAGACATCTCTGTAGTTTATTCCAGTAATGTTGGGAAGTGCTTTGGGATCAAAATCAGGGTCAGGGTGTGAGCCATAAGAACCTGTCATCCAAAACACATACTTCATGGTATTCAAGTTCATTCCTTTAACAAATATGTCTTTCACATATGCACCTCTTCCAACTGCAGTTTTTATTCTAACTGCTGATTCAGTGTTGATAGCTTTAAGGTCTTCAGCTCTGACATCTTGGATTCCACCAGACATTTCACTGCCTAAAGCAATCATAGCACTATCTGGGGATACACATTCAAGCCTTCTGATTATTATGTGTTGGCTTGGCATTCCAAATTTTATTCCATACTCATCCCACCCACTTTTTATTGCTATACAATCATCACCAGAGACAATATAGCAATCTTCAATCCTTGTGTTGGTACAAGAATCTGCAAAAACGAtaacttaaaattcacttcttaacatgatATCGTATCGTTTATATTCTCTTAaacctttttcctttttatttgttcatCTTCTGTTTATAATCACCTGGATTTATTCCATCTGTGTTAGGAGAGTCAACAGGAGCAAGAATGGTCAGTCCTTGAATTATGATGTCACTGTAGAGACATGGGTGATAAGAACAACAGAAAATATTGTGCATTAAGATTAAAGCATCAATACAAATGAAAATCATTGTCACACCTGCTGTAAATTGGATGGACAAACCAAGATGGAGAATTGATCAAAGTAAGATTTGATATCTGGATGTGATTAGAGAACATAATCTCAATAGTGTAAGGCCTGGTGAGTTTTAATTCACCCTTGTGGAACTTGTCCCACCAGTAAAATCCTTGTCCATCAATTGTCCCATTGTAACcttatcaacaaaaaaaagtgACATGAAAAGTGATTTTCAATGACAAATGACCTTAACAAACTGTAATAGTTGTTTACCAGTGATTACTACATCGGTGAGGTTAGTTCCAAAAATGAGACTACTAAACCTTCCATCAGGAGCATCTCTTCCTCTGCCATATGATGGTAGAACAGGAAGTGTTGGCCACTCTGATTCATCCTGTCAATAAAAAACCATAGATTATGATGTCAAATGTAGCTTTAACTAATGCGCCAATAATTCATTGTTAGGAGAAAAGGTGAAAAGTAAGTGAAATGATATTAGGTGGCCAAATTCCAATAATGAACGGTAACAAATAACAACTGCTATCagaaagaaaatgacacctTTTCTGGCCCAGACatatacatattgaatatgAGACTAGACATTGATGGATGGTCTATGGCCCAAAAAGCACAATAgactcaacaaacaataaatttcGTTAGAACAGACTTATTATCTTAGGAATTGGACTTTAAATTTAATCCAATCCTGCAAAACCAGCTTGTAAGATGAAATTTTATCTACTTACATGATGTAAacttgtcttatctctagtgaTATGGAATCTCCAATAATATCTTTGATTAGTGTATTTTTACACTATAAAATAGGGTGCACATGTGCGTGCAGAAACGAGAtcatattatgtattttttagtTATACAAAAATACAATTCTGTAACCTGTTTCGCATCTCATTAATTACATGATTGACCACATGCTATAACATGAAACCGTTAAATATTCTgataactaaaaagaaaaagaaagacgaAGAAAATTTTTTGATTCAGAAAAAGAAGAGGGGAGAATGAATAAAATACCTGAGATGCAAGGATGGTAGCTTCTTTGTGGAGAAAAAGGGTGAAATGGCTTGTGAGATTGAAGCTTCCGGTTAGCCATGTCCCTGGTGGCACAACAAGTAGAGCTCCACCATCAGATGCATAATGACTGAGGTTGCTAATTGCATTTTGAAAGGCCTTGGTGTTAGATGTTTTTCCATCTCCAACACCACCAAAATCACTCAAAAATGCACTGTGTTTTCTGCAGCTGATAGCAGGGTACTCAAGGCAATCCAGTTCATTGCCTACTTTGCATTCAACAATCCTCACTCCTTGTAATCCCACCAACAAAACTGTGAAGATCACCCCAACAACCTGCACAATAAAACCAGATAACTCAAACACCAGTTTACTAAAccttaattcattattttaaggtTTCAAATTCTGATAGGTCCGTTGAAAGAGGAGGATCACCGGAATGACAACACCAGTAAAATATGAGTCCAACTCACATACAAAGGATTGACATCACCTTCAACATAAAATCTTAAGGTAATGAGTTTATATTTGTCTAAAACCAGTGTCAAGAAAACTTTCGATACAATCACTAGGACTAACCATACTCTAATACCATTTATGAGTCTTTCAAGAGAGAATCACTGGAATGACAATACTAGTGAAACCTAAGTCCAacttataaataagaaattgataACATCTTTGacccaaaactttaagacaGTAATTTTATGAGTCTTTTACCTAATATGTgctcaattttcttatttttgtccAACGTGAACTTAGAGTCACACTTGGAACTGATAAATTGAGATCACACTAACTTAGTTTTGGAGGTTTCCATGACTACTATCAGTTCACGAGAGAACTCTAACCGCTGTTTAAAGCCTTGAAAAGTAATCTTTATATACAAAAGAATAAAGCAAAGGAAGAAGAGGGGTCCATGAACATGCAAACACAGGAACCAAAATGATCAAAACACTAAAATACACTACGAAAGTTCAGAACAAAACATTGTTTGTATATCAGAAAAGCTCAATGCACACACAGAAAATAACAATTACATAGGAGTCACTGAATTCTGGACACAGCTTCATAGTTTGAGTGTGACTGTGAGGTTTGCTTCTGTTTGATATCTTTATTGGCACAGAAGACAAAGGGGtcatatttaaagaaaatgattagaATTAGTGGAGAAGAGATTGTAGGTGATGATGATGTATCTGAGGAGAGATTAACGGGGAATCTGAGGATCGTGGTGAGATTCAATGCCACATTATAGAATATAAGAAGTGTAGTTACGTGTTAGGAAACCACAGTATGGTCACATGTGATGGCAGTTACAGCAAAAGATGTTAACGTGTATGGGAATGTACCATGATGTCTTGCCATTTTTAAAAACCCTTTTTCCTTTCTGGGAAGATCTTGAACAGTTACTTATGCACCTATCATGATAGTTAGGATCACTTGTAGAAATTTTGCTCCATTGTTGACAGTTCTTTCAGAAAGTTCTTGCTCTTGGAACATTGCACGACTCTAATAATTAAGAACGTAGCACATGATATGATATGGCATAATTATGATTTGTAAGTTACATTATTCAAAAAGGCTAAACTTTAGGAAGAAGCATTACTATACTCTTGCGtccaaaaaagaaataacaatgATGAAATCATTACAAAGAATCTTAGTGTCCATCATTTTTATGTGTATCATTCGAAAAAATGCATGTTAgctataatatatattatgtgtttGGATATTTTGTTTCATGGTGTCACTGGTTTGTGTTTGTTGATTTCAAAAAACgttatggtgtgtttggatggaatattttaatgaagtaatttatttttttaagaatttagattttttttataatgaaatattttgttttgatagagaaattaaaaaacatttaaaatgcatctattttgttgaaatatttcaattagctaaattaaaataaatttaaataccctAAAAAAACATGGAATtaaaattcttctcactcaacctcacactcTAGACTCAACCCCATACGTACCTAGCAAGCCCGACAACCATGACGGGCTaggtgtaacaccccatttaattaataaacataattaaaggaagcgtcacagTAAAATAATATA is a window of Vigna unguiculata cultivar IT97K-499-35 chromosome 4, ASM411807v1, whole genome shotgun sequence DNA encoding:
- the LOC114181139 gene encoding probable serine/threonine-protein kinase At1g01540 isoform X1, whose product is MEIVSGKIPSYHSQTQTHIVDWFKSMISNGKIENATDPKLLKMLSSKALKQVALVALRCVDPEMNPRLKMRDVVCMLETNILLFEFPLPHLLKERQISMKTLERIHSPENQKK
- the LOC114180854 gene encoding probable receptor-like protein kinase At5g18500, with the protein product MKVSLSTPFSSIPLWALLVVVSVSAFIVVTCIILCFCFMYYPRKKPYKPFSLPKSIACKHHSGDFSSSSLDKRLLSASGNVSEHSMNFEKLSSGYYNHDLLIRGQNSNDWYLEGLGSKGKLCSTFNDKSKGWNFSLKEIEDATNGFAKDNEVGSGDNGIVYLGLLPSNRQVAVKRLVCNSHQSDELFASQMEAIGLAKHTNLVKLFGYCAEGAYRMTVSEYVEHESLHH
- the LOC114181139 gene encoding probable serine/threonine-protein kinase At1g01540 isoform X2, with the translated sequence MEIVSGKIPSYHSQTQTHIVDWFKSMISNGKIENATDPKLLKMLSSKALKQVALVALRCVDPEMNPRLKMRDVVCMLETNILLFEERQISMKTLERIHSPENQKK
- the LOC114181138 gene encoding probable polygalacturonase; the encoded protein is MTPLSSVPIKISNRSKPHSHTQTMKLCPEFSDSYVVGVIFTVLLVGLQGVRIVECKVGNELDCLEYPAISCRKHSAFLSDFGGVGDGKTSNTKAFQNAISNLSHYASDGGALLVVPPGTWLTGSFNLTSHFTLFLHKEATILASQDESEWPTLPVLPSYGRGRDAPDGRFSSLIFGTNLTDVVITGYNGTIDGQGFYWWDKFHKGELKLTRPYTIEIMFSNHIQISNLTLINSPSWFVHPIYSSDIIIQGLTILAPVDSPNTDGINPDSCTNTRIEDCYIVSGDDCIAIKSGWDEYGIKFGMPSQHIIIRRLECVSPDSAMIALGSEMSGGIQDVRAEDLKAINTESAVRIKTAVGRGAYVKDIFVKGMNLNTMKYVFWMTGSYGSHPDPDFDPKALPNITGINYRDVFADNVTYSARLDGIANDPFTGICISNVTIHSGDKKLQWNCTDVEGVTSNVYPKPCELLPEKKEKVECPYPDDKVPIESVQLKTCSFKSFSFF